In Fimbriimonadaceae bacterium, the genomic window CCGAGCGCGTAGCGATTTGCCTCGGAACGGAACCGTATCTGATTCGATGTCCATTCCGAGAGGAGGTTGGCTCCAACGTTGATAGAGCGGATGCTAGCTGGCCCGTTTCCAATGGAACTCGCGTTCATGCTGATTACCTCCTTTCATTTCCTCGCTATGCTCGATGCCGGAGACGGCCAATCCAACTGCGACGGTATAGGTCTCCTGTCGTCTCGAGACTTCCTGGAACCCCTCAGCGTCGACCTCCGCCAACATTCCCGTGAAGGGGCGAGCGGTTTCCACACGAAGACCGAGGTTCTCACCCAAATACTCGGCAAATCCACGCAATCCAACCAGTCCTCCACACAGCACGAGGTGATCGAGGATGCCGGCATAACTGCGCTCCGGGTGAAGCGACCGGAAGTAGCGGAGCAGCCTGAGGAACTCGCGAACGAGCTTGTTGACCTCGGTTGCGATGTTTGCGATGGCGGTTACGCCGTCCGTTTCGATTACCACGGTGCCGTCATGCCTAAGCTGCGTCTTCTGCTGCGAAAGGTGCTCCTGGGCGTCCTCAATCGAGATATCCAGTGCATTCGCCAGCGCCGATGCGATTAAATGCGATCCGAACTTGACACTGCGGATGAACTGAAGGGTCTGGTTCTGGACCACATACATGTGGGTATTTCTGCCACCGACGTCGATAATCGTCAAGGACGCGTTTCGCCAGAGCGCTCCTCGCTCTGACAATCTCCTCTCCACCACGCGAAGGACCGCCTGGGCCTCAAGCTCCGCTGCAACGGGCTGGAAACCGGCATACATAATTGCCTCCGCGCGGGAGTCCACAACAGGACGGGGAACAGCTATTACCAGGGATTGCCGCGTTCGATCTTCCTGGGCATCTAGGCTCTCGGTAGCCTCGATGTATGCCGACTCGACCGGAAACGGCAGGTGCCGACGGACCTTGATCATTGCCGCACCCCGCCGCTCGTCCCCACGAACCTGAGGAAGGCTCACCCATCGAAGCGCCGCGGCGCTGCCGGGAATTGAAAACACCGTTGGAAGTGCCTCCATTCCTGCGGACCTGGCCCAGTCCCGAATCTGTTTGCCAAGCGCTCGAGGGTTTTTTACAACCCCGTTATCGACCATTTCGATTGACGCCGAGAACGCACCGGCTTGCCGGATCGATACTCGACCGGAGTTGCCGCGAGCAACCACGAGCTTCACCACGCTCGTACCGATGTCCAGACCCAGGGTCGTCGTGCCGGACGTTGCGTGCTTGCGGCCCCCGACGGTCATGCGATCTTACGATCCTCCGACTGCCAGAACTGCTTGTAGCAAGCCTGCATGCCCTCGGAAGGAAGCAGTTCGCGTAGTGCCTCGACAACAACGGAATCGAATTGGATGCCTGCGCCTCGGCTAAGTTCGGCGAACACACTATTCAGCTCCATAACGCCACGGTAGGGCCGGCGCGAACTCATCGCGTCGAAGGCGTCGGCGACGCACACGATGCGCAGAGACGGCGGGAGCTCGCCTCCTTTCAGATGGTCCGGATATCCGCTTCCATCCAGCTTTTCGTGGTGATTGCGAATGATCATGAGGACTCCTTCGGGGAGCATCAATGGACGACAGATTTCGTAACCGATCGTCGTGTGCGTCTTCATGATCGCGAACTCTTCCTCAGTCAGGCGGCCAGGCTTGTTCAAGATCGAGTCGGGAACGCCGATCTTGCCGATGTCATGCAAGATCGTTCCAACT contains:
- the ftsA_1 gene encoding Cell division protein FtsA, yielding MTVGGRKHATSGTTTLGLDIGTSVVKLVVARGNSGRVSIRQAGAFSASIEMVDNGVVKNPRALGKQIRDWARSAGMEALPTVFSIPGSAAALRWVSLPQVRGDERRGAAMIKVRRHLPFPVESAYIEATESLDAQEDRTRQSLVIAVPRPVVDSRAEAIMYAGFQPVAAELEAQAVLRVVERRLSERGALWRNASLTIIDVGGRNTHMYVVQNQTLQFIRSVKFGSHLIASALANALDISIEDAQEHLSQQKTQLRHDGTVVIETDGVTAIANIATEVNKLVREFLRLLRYFRSLHPERSYAGILDHLVLCGGLVGLRGFAEYLGENLGLRVETARPFTGMLAEVDAEGFQEVSRRQETYTVAVGLAVSGIEHSEEMKGGNQHEREFHWKRAS